From one Mustela nigripes isolate SB6536 chromosome 16, MUSNIG.SB6536, whole genome shotgun sequence genomic stretch:
- the TMEM98 gene encoding transmembrane protein 98, whose translation METVVIVAIGVLATIFLASFAALVVVCRQRYCRPRDLLQCYDSKPIVDLIGAMETQSEPSELELDDVVITNPHIEAILENEDWIEDASGLMSHCIAILKICHTLTEKLVAMTMGSGAKMKTSASVSDIIVVAKRISPRVDDVVRSMYPPLDPKLLEARTTALLLSVSHLVLVTRNACHLTGGLDWIDQSLSAAEEHLEVLREAALASETDKGLPAPEGFLQEQSAI comes from the exons ATGGAGACTGTGGTGATTGTTGCCATAGGTGTGCTGGCCACCATCTTCCTGGCCTCGTTTGCAGCATTGGTGGTGGTTTGCAGGCAGCGGTATTGCCGGCCTCGGGATCTGCTGCAGTGCTACGATTCCAA GCCCATTGTGGACCTCATTGGTGCCATGGAGACACAGTCGGAGCCATCAGAGCTGGAGCTAGACGATGTGGTCATTACCAACCCTCACATCGAGGCCATTCTGGAGAACGAAGACTGGATTGAAGATGCCTC GGGTCTCATGTCCCACTGCATTGCCATCTTGAAG ATTTGTCACACTCTGACAGAAAAACTTGTTGCCATGACAATGGGCTCCGGGGCCAAGATGAAGACCTCAGCCAGTGTCAGTGATATCATCGTGGTGGCCAAGCGGATCAGCCCCAG AGTGGACGATGTGGTGAGATCGATGTACCCTCCGCTGGACCCCAAGCTCCTGGAGGCACG GACAACTGCCCTGCTCCTGTCCGTCAGCCATCTGGTGCTGGTGACCAGGAATGCCTGCCACCTGACCGGGGGCCTGGATTGGATTGACCAGTCACTGTCAGCCGCTGAGGAGCACTTGGAAGTCCTTCGAGAAGCAGCCCTGGCTTCTGAGACAGATAAAGGCCTCCCAGCCCCTGAAGGTTTCCTGCAGGAACAGTCGGCCATTTAG